The Synechococcus sp. BL107 nucleotide sequence TTCGCTTCTCCAGATGCATCGAAACCCCCAGCTCGCTGAAGCCCGACCTGGACCGCAGCAGCATTGCCGCTTTCAGCACCAAGTTGTCGGCACCAGTACTCAGGCTGGGATCGTCACAACGAAGCGTGATTTGTGCGTCAGCAGTGTTGGTGAACTGGAGGGAATCGGCCAGGTCGATGCTCTGCATCACCATCGCCAATTCATGAAAGCCATCGGACCGCAGTCCCAACACCTCCAAGTGCAAATTCACCTTGGCCGGTGCCGTCACAGTGAGCATGGCGATCGGAAGGCGGTTCAAACGTCTTGATTCAAACCCCTGGCGAGGGCAACCCAGGCCTCAGCGGCCACCTCTTGGGGACGTTGCTGCAGGCTGATTCCCACTGATGCCGCCAACGGTTCCAAAATCTGAGGTTCGATGACACCGGCCAGGGTGTTGCGCAACATCTTCCGCCGCGCTTGAAAGGCTTGCTTCAGCAATGCTTCAACGCGACTCGCAAGATCGATGGGCAGGCGCCTCTCTGGAGGAAATGGCTTAAGAAGGATGACTTCTGACTGCACCTTCGGTGGTGGCTGAAAACAACGGGGCGGAACGGGGCAGACCAAGGAACAATCCGCCAAAAGCTGCATGCGAACACTTAAAGCACTGAAGCTGCTCCGCCCGGGCTGGGCGCGAATCCGTTCGGCCACTTCTTTCTGTAGAAGCAGTACAAGACAGTCATAGGTGGGCTCGACTGGACGATCGAGGCGGCCAATCAGTCGCGCCAGCAACGGACCCGTGATGTTGTAAGGAATATTGGCAACTACTTTGTTGGCAAATCCGCCATCCCCCAGGTGTAGCGGTGCATCCAAGACATCGCCCTCGCGAAGGCTGAACCTGCTCTGGGCTCCGAAGCGATCGTGTAAACCCTGCACCAAGTCGCGGTCCAATTCGATCGCATGGATTTGGGCCGCCGCTGAGGCCAGCAAACGTTCTGTCAAAGCACCACGACCAGGACCGACCTCCAACACGCGGTCGTCTTGCTGCAGACGGGCAGCGCTAACGATCTGATCCAGCACCCGCGCATCACGCAGCCAGTGCTGGCCAAAACGCTTACGGGCGGTATGGCCTGAAAAGGACATCTCGGTTTCGGGATTCCCGAACTGGATTCATTCACTGTGCCCGAGGCCGGGACGAGCTGGTGATCAATCACAACGGCAGCGGTCAACGGCAGCGGTCAACTCAATTGATGAATGGCCAACCAGCGCACGGATGTGGCGGAGCCGGACAGGTTGACGAGGGCTAAAACCACCTGAAGGAGCTGATGATCAGCGTCTGGATGATCGGATCTCCAACAGTTAATCGCCCGCGCCAAGCGTCGCCGCTTACGACTGTGAAAGGCATCCAAACCGCCACGGTCATGCCGTCGTGCCGTCCGACCTTTCACCTCCACAACCAACAAGCGTTGATCTTTCTGCAGCACCAGATCCAATTCCCCCCAACGGCAAGTCCAATTCCGATCGAGCAACACCCACCCCTTCCCTTGCAGGAGCTTGAACGCGATCTCTTCGGCTCGATCCCCTTGTATCTGCTGCTTGGTCAAACCCTGATGCCCTCACTGTCTGCCTGAATTCCCAGGGCGTCACATCGCGACGCGAGTCGCTGTCTTCAGAGTCGGCCTAGGGTTAGGCCATCACGGGATGGAACCAATGCGTCGCCGACCGCTGGCTTTGTTAGCTGCATTGCTTCTTCTGCTTTCGCCTCTTCTTTACGCCGCAGCGCCAGTGTTCGCGGCGGTGGATGTCGCGAAGCAAGTGTTGATTGGCGCTGATTACGCCAACAAAGATCTCGTCGGGGCCACCTTCAACCTCAGCAATCTTCGTGAAGCCGATCTCTCCGGCTCCGACCTTCGTGGAGCCAGTTTGTACGGGGCCAAGCTCCAGGATGCCGACCTCAGCGACACCGACCTTCGTGAAGCCACCTTGGATTCAGCGGTCATGACCGGCACCAATCTCAGCAATGCAGTGATGGAAGGTGCCTTTGCCTTCAACACCCGTTTTAAAGACGTTGTGATTACCGGGGCTGACTTCACCGATGTCCCCATGCGTCCTGATCAGCTGAAAAGTCTTTGCAGTGTTGCTGATGGAACCAACCCCGTCACCGGCCGGAGCACCCGCGAAAGCCTTGGCTGCAGCTGAGCGATGAGTTTCGATTCCCGCAGCTTGGACCGCTTACGTGAATTGGGCAGAAGCTTGCCGAAACGGCTGCCTGAGCCCGAGCCCGCTGTAACGCCCAAGGCACGTCAAGTGCGCCACAAAGTCGAAACCGAGCAAGATCCCGATTTGCTCTTTCAAGAGTTAATGCAAGTGAGCCCGGATGGAACGGTTCCTGAGCACCTAATGGCCCGTCTCAAAGAACTTGAGCAGCGCCGTATCCCTGCGCCAACCAATACAACCACCGGTGCAGCAGCTCGCGATTTACCGCCCCTACCCAGAAACCATGCGGGCCCAGGGAAAACCACCCGGCCACAACCACCGAATGTTCCCCCTGGAAGTGAAGAGGAAAGTTTGTATGTGGCCTTTGGGCAACTCCTACTCGAAGACGATGAGGTCAGCGATTGAATCCCGCGCGCTGTCGGATCGTTGCCGTCGGCAAGGTTCGTCGCGGTTGGATTCAAGACGGGATTGATCTCTACTTAAAGCGATTGCCCGGCTTCAGCATCACCGAATTGCGTGATAGCTCAGCAGCCAAGGAAGCTGAAGCAATCCGATCAGCCATTCGTTCTGACGAAACCCTGATCGTGTTAATGGAACAGGGAGACGTCCTCGCTTCGATTCCATTCGCAAAACGGCTCAACCATTACGGCAACGAACGACTCGTGTTCGTAATCGGTGGTGCCGATGGCCTAACCGAGGAGATCAAGGCCCAAGCCCACTGGCAGCTGAGCCTGTCGCCGATGACCTTTCCCCATGAACTGGCCCGCTTGATGCTGGTGGAACAGCTCTTCCGCGCCCAGTCCATCCTTCAAGGCAGCCCGTACCATCGCGCTTGAAGAGGAAAACAACACGAGCAGACCTATAAAATTACACACCAGTACGTCTGTAAAAGCACATCGATGCGCCTCGCCTTGTTGTCGCCCGTGCATGGACAGTCGATCGACCATATTGCCCAGCAATTGGACAACTACAAAGCATTTCTTGCACCATTTGCGCTTCGGCATTACTTACATATATCCCTTGATAGCAGCCCAGACCTAAAATCAAATCTGCTTGAATTTGCCGATCAAAATGGCCATGACATCGTCATTTGCAAAAAATCTCGCTCCACATGGCGCCCCTGCACATCCAATGCCCTTTGCGAATTAATCAAGACAACTCTTAAAGACAATATTAGACATGACAAAGTTCTGATCCATACAGATACCGATCTTCTATTCTCCGAAGGCATAAAAACTCACTTACAGCAGCACTCCATTGGCTGCGGAAACAAACCCTTTCGATTCAGCAACCGTGGCTGGAAATGGTGCTCAAAGGCGAAAGCTGATCCTAGAATTGATCGCCTAATTTTAGAAATGTTAGATGGAGATCCTGCCTCTTTGAGGGTTGGGCGTGTCTGTGGGAGCTTCATGCCATGGGATTTATTCAAATCTTTCGGCGTGATGTACAACTATTACTTTAACGATACTTTTTTTGATAAGAACCAAAACGCATTTTGGCCAATTACAGAGATTGCTATCCCAACAATTTTACAACTCCTAGCGGGCCAAGGGCGTGAATTTGAACTACCTTTAATTCGTAATCCAAAAGAAAAGATAGACCGCAAAACGATCTCTCAACATCTATGGTTTGGAGATTATTTTGGACTCAAAAAGATCGGTCGCGATCCAAACAGCAAGGCTTTCCGTTATTTAAAGCGCTTACAAGCTAAAGCAACAGGAGAGTGTTTTTAACGATGTTGCAGGTGATCGACAATTGGCTGCCGACCACTCTGGTGCAGTCACTTCAACAGCTATGTGACGCTCATGGAGCACTGAGGCAGAACCAACTCGAAAACCAGCTGTTCAGCTGGAGACCCGACCACGGCACCCCCCGATCCGCCCACGCGCCAGAGCAGCAAGCCGTGATGGAGCACTATCTCAGCGAATTTTTGCGCCCTCTCCTCGCCCCGTGGAGCCCCACCGCGACTGGCGTGGAATGGTGGTGCAACACCAACAATGACCTCGACTGGCACATCGATAAAGATGAGGCCGAATACAGGCGCAGTGGTCAATACGCGCTGCCTCTCCTCTCCACCGTGTTTTACCCCCACGTGAGCTGCGCAGGTGGTGAACTTCTTGTCGCCGACAATCCACCGGTGAAGGAAGGCCAAACCGCCCCGCCACCACGGTTCCGATCTGTGATTTCGATCCCTCCGGTGGTGAATCGCTTGGTGGCGTTTTCCCCCGGAATCGTGCACCGAATCAACCCATTCGAAGGTGAGCGCTATTCCATTGCCGTCAACATCTGGCAGAGCGAACCCCTCACCACGCAGGAGTCAGCGCCACCGGCTTGAACTTCTCCACGGCCATCGTCCAAGCACGTGACGACATGGCCTGCAGAGCCATCTTCAACTCCTCCGTATCACCCGTTCTCAGCCAAGCCGCCTTGGCCGCCGGCAAATCTTCCGGCAATCGCTCGATCGGCAGCTCTACCAGCAGGAGGCTGTGCAACCCAGCAGCCCGCTGCAAGGCACCCTCGTCACTGCGCTGCCACACCCGAAGTAACAGCTCAAGCACCAACGCATGGCCTAGCACCTGCGGCACCTCACCTTCAGGCACCACCTCCGCCTGCGACCGCCCCGCCAAGGGCAACGCCCGTCGCCCTTGCTGATCAAACAACGCCAACGCAATTAAATACGGGGTATCAGCCACCGCAAACCACACAAGAACCCCCATCCTCACCGGCACGGGGGCAAAAAAGAAAGTACATTTGTACTATTCAAGAATTCGTTGCTGTTGGCCTTGGACTTCCAGCGCATCCCGCGACCGCTACACGCCAGCCGGACGCAGCAGATCCTCCCTTTGGTGAGCGAGCGCGTTCCAGCCGGGTTCCCATCCCCGGCCGACGATTACGTGGAGATGGGCATTGACCTCAATGAACAATTAATCCGCCATCCCGGCAGCACCTTTTTCTTGAAGGTGAGCGGCGAATCGATGACGGAAGCCGGCATCCATGACGGCGACTTGCTGGTCGTCGACCGCAGCCTCGACCCACGGCCCGGACGCGTCGTCGTGGCCGTGCTGGACGGGGCCTTCACGCTGAAACGCTTGGCCCGTCATCACGGGCGTCTCCGACTGGAAGCAGCCCATCCGGACTACCCCCCCTTGGAACTCCAACACTGCAGCGATGTGCAGATCTGGGGCATCGCCATTTATGTCATCCACCCACTCTGAGTGACATGGCTCAGGTCACCGCCCTCATTGACGGGAACAATTTCTATGCATCCTGCGAACAGAGCCTGGACCCAGCCCTGGTTGGTCGGCCGGTGGTGGTGCTCTCCAATAACGACGGTTGCATCGTGGCTCGAAGTGCCGAAGCGCGGGCGCTTGGCATCCGCATGGGGACGCCGTACTTCAAGGCGCGCCGGGAGCTTGAACGCCAAAACGTTGTGGTGCGCAGCTCGAACTATGCCCTCTACGCCGATATGAGCCAACGGATGATGAGCCTGCTTGAGGCCCATTGCGACGACGTTGAGATCTATTCCATCGATGAAGCCTTTGGACGACTAAGGCGGCCCAACAATGGGGCCCTGATTCCCTGGGCGCGCCAACTTCGCGCACGGGTACGCCAAAATCTGGGACTGCCCATTGCGATCGGATTGGGCGCGAGCAAAAGTCAAGCCAAACTGGCGAACCGGCTGGCAAAAGCGGTCCCTAATCATGCGGGGGTCTTCGATTTCGGGACTTGCCACAACCCAGATCAATGGCTGGAAACGATTGCGATCGAAGACGTTTGGGGGATCGGCCGGCAATTGGCGGCGTGGTGTCAGCGGAGAGGCATCAGCAACGCACGCCAACTGAGGGATATGCCCCAAGGAGAGCTCAAAGCGAAATGTGGCGTGGTGGGGTTACGACTCCAATGGGAACTGCGGGGATATGCCTGCCTGCCCATGGATTTGGCACCCGCAGCCAAACAAGAAACATGTGTGAGCCGTAGCTTCAGCCAACCGGTAACCACCCGCGAAGAGCTGCGCCAGTCGATCGCGACCTATGTGGTGCGCGCAGCCGAAAAATTGCGTAAGCAACAGCAACGCACCTCGGCCTTCACGATCTACACCCGCACCAGTCCCTTCAAGCCCAACTTTTACAGCCGTGCTGCCAGCCGCCAATTGGATCTACCCAGCAACGACACTGCTGTTCTGCTCCAAGCGGCGCTGCCCCTGGTCGATCACATCTTTCGCCCGCACCGCCCCCTCGCGAAAGCGGGGGTCTTGATGCAACACCTCCAGAGCATCGACACCCTTCAATCCCACTTGTTGGTACCGATGAGTGCCGAGCAACAAGACAAACGGGAGAGCCTGATGCAAACCATCGACCAGCTCAACCGACGCTATGGGCGAGGCTCCGTGCACTGGGCGGCCTGTGGACTGGAACCCGGATGGGCCATGCGTCGCGACCAATTGAGTCGTGCCGCGACCACCCGTTTAAGGGATATTCCCGTGGTCCAGGCTTAAGCATGTTGCAACAGCTGGATCGCCTGATCCTGCGTACTCAGCAGGAGCACCATCCGCTCGCCATGGGCGTTTAAGCCGGTTTGCTCACGGACTAAATCGGTACTCGCCAAAGCCAAACCACAGGTCTCGGTGACGAGTACAGGCAAGGTGCTGCCATGCCCACGCATCCGTTGTAAATCCAACGCCTGAAGGACAGCGCGCTGGGCCCGCTCCATGCCGAGCCGCTCCACAAAAGCTGGCCAAAGATCATTGACTGGCGATAACGCAGCGAAGTCGAGCGATGAATCAGCCATTCGCGATCGTGGAGATCAACACAATTGTGCCGAGGCAGAGGGTCGGTGTATCCCCAAAAAACATTGGAGAAGAAGCAAAACCCCGAAAGAAGCGATTGAAATTCTCA carries:
- the rsmA gene encoding 16S rRNA (adenine(1518)-N(6)/adenine(1519)-N(6))-dimethyltransferase RsmA, coding for MSFSGHTARKRFGQHWLRDARVLDQIVSAARLQQDDRVLEVGPGRGALTERLLASAAAQIHAIELDRDLVQGLHDRFGAQSRFSLREGDVLDAPLHLGDGGFANKVVANIPYNITGPLLARLIGRLDRPVEPTYDCLVLLLQKEVAERIRAQPGRSSFSALSVRMQLLADCSLVCPVPPRCFQPPPKVQSEVILLKPFPPERRLPIDLASRVEALLKQAFQARRKMLRNTLAGVIEPQILEPLAASVGISLQQRPQEVAAEAWVALARGLNQDV
- a CDS encoding pentapeptide repeat-containing protein; translated protein: MRRRPLALLAALLLLLSPLLYAAAPVFAAVDVAKQVLIGADYANKDLVGATFNLSNLREADLSGSDLRGASLYGAKLQDADLSDTDLREATLDSAVMTGTNLSNAVMEGAFAFNTRFKDVVITGADFTDVPMRPDQLKSLCSVADGTNPVTGRSTRESLGCS
- a CDS encoding 23S rRNA (pseudouridine(1915)-N(3))-methyltransferase RlmH, whose protein sequence is MNPARCRIVAVGKVRRGWIQDGIDLYLKRLPGFSITELRDSSAAKEAEAIRSAIRSDETLIVLMEQGDVLASIPFAKRLNHYGNERLVFVIGGADGLTEEIKAQAHWQLSLSPMTFPHELARLMLVEQLFRAQSILQGSPYHRA
- a CDS encoding 2OG-Fe(II) oxygenase; this encodes MFLTMLQVIDNWLPTTLVQSLQQLCDAHGALRQNQLENQLFSWRPDHGTPRSAHAPEQQAVMEHYLSEFLRPLLAPWSPTATGVEWWCNTNNDLDWHIDKDEAEYRRSGQYALPLLSTVFYPHVSCAGGELLVADNPPVKEGQTAPPPRFRSVISIPPVVNRLVAFSPGIVHRINPFEGERYSIAVNIWQSEPLTTQESAPPA
- a CDS encoding YraN family protein, with protein sequence MTKQQIQGDRAEEIAFKLLQGKGWVLLDRNWTCRWGELDLVLQKDQRLLVVEVKGRTARRHDRGGLDAFHSRKRRRLARAINCWRSDHPDADHQLLQVVLALVNLSGSATSVRWLAIHQLS
- a CDS encoding LexA family transcriptional regulator; translated protein: MLLALDFQRIPRPLHASRTQQILPLVSERVPAGFPSPADDYVEMGIDLNEQLIRHPGSTFFLKVSGESMTEAGIHDGDLLVVDRSLDPRPGRVVVAVLDGAFTLKRLARHHGRLRLEAAHPDYPPLELQHCSDVQIWGIAIYVIHPL
- a CDS encoding Y-family DNA polymerase: MAQVTALIDGNNFYASCEQSLDPALVGRPVVVLSNNDGCIVARSAEARALGIRMGTPYFKARRELERQNVVVRSSNYALYADMSQRMMSLLEAHCDDVEIYSIDEAFGRLRRPNNGALIPWARQLRARVRQNLGLPIAIGLGASKSQAKLANRLAKAVPNHAGVFDFGTCHNPDQWLETIAIEDVWGIGRQLAAWCQRRGISNARQLRDMPQGELKAKCGVVGLRLQWELRGYACLPMDLAPAAKQETCVSRSFSQPVTTREELRQSIATYVVRAAEKLRKQQQRTSAFTIYTRTSPFKPNFYSRAASRQLDLPSNDTAVLLQAALPLVDHIFRPHRPLAKAGVLMQHLQSIDTLQSHLLVPMSAEQQDKRESLMQTIDQLNRRYGRGSVHWAACGLEPGWAMRRDQLSRAATTRLRDIPVVQA